A region of the Vanrija pseudolonga chromosome 2, complete sequence genome:
TCCGAGTCCCAGTTCTTGTGCTCGTGCTTCGGCTTGgctgctcgctcggcctctgctgcctcggccgcagcggcgagggtAGCGAGGTCGGCACGTCCACTGCCGgggacgacgccgcgtgccgcctcggcctcgcgctgtcTGCGGGGCTTGAAAgcgccgacgtcctcctGGGGCACATAGCCTGCGCGGATTTTCTGCTCCTTTCGAACGctgtgtgtggtgtgagtACGCGCCGCAAAAGTCACGTCCACTCACGTCCCGTCCttgcgccgcgacgcgggGATGACGCGCTCCAGAGTCTGCGGGTCGACTACGatgccgctcgccgtcttctCGGGGTTgagcggcgggagggagggtCCGTCCGACAttgtgggctgggcggcgatGGGGGATTTGATGGGGAGGGATGTGCACTGGGAGATGTCGGATGGAGAGGAAGCGAAGAGGTGGGCTGGCTGGACGGGATGGGCAATGACGAATATTGCGTGCGGCTTGGCCGAAATCGGCCTCCAACCAACAacacccaccgcccaccgcccacacccCACTTTTGTTTTGGTCAAGGTGTTGTGGTGGCATTGTCTGtgcacaacaacaacccatGTGGGTCGAGTGGGTCAGACGAGGCAAAGGGGGGGACAAGGACAACACAAGGTAGAGGAATCATATGTCCCGCTCTGGATAGCATGCATTGTTGCAGTGGGCTTGTATTTGTGCACAACAAGGCATCCCCCACTCTCCATTAACCCTTGTCCTATAGGTTGTTCTAatgcccgccgccaccaagTTCTAATCTTTGTTCTAGTCACGTGATGAAATATTTGGCGGCGCGACTGCACACAAGGCCGCCCTTTGCAACAAGTTGATCTGCCTCGATCTGCTCTCCTTCTCCACTTGCGTCTGCATCTCGCCTCTCCACtcctcgcgcggctcgcccagcccacaGGCGACAGCGACATGGACGCAATCAACACGAACGGCAAGGATGCCGTCAGGCTGTGCGAGCACATTGTGCGCCACGCCTTCGGCGACGTTGTGGGAGTGAGTGCTTCTGGTTCTTGCTTCAAGCACCGCTAACAACCCAGCGCGTGGCGTCGACGCTCCTCAACCGCGGCCGCTgtaccgccgccaccgtgtACCGTCTCGCGGGCATCTCTCGCCAGACGgccaacgccgcgctcctcatcctcatccagCACAACCTCGTCGGCTCGACCGGCGCGTCGCACCGCGACCtgcccgaggaggacatgTACGAGTTTGACGTCTCCGAGTGTCTCCTCCGTCTGCGCTGGCCACGGATCCTTGCGCTCACGGAGCAGAACTATGGCGAAGAGGTGGGTGGCAACAGGCCAAAGCCGGCGGGTGTAGCTGACATTCCAGGCTCTCCTGGTCGTCCGCCAGCTGCTTCTCTACGGCAAGCTCACGACGCCCGAGGTCTTGACCGTTAGCAATGCAACTGTCGACAGGCAAAGTGGGTACAACACCTATTACAGTCGCTTACCCGCCAGAAACCCTGTCGTTGCGCAAGACCGTCGTCAAGTTGTTGCGGCGAGGCTACATTGAGCCCACCTGCGCTGAACTTTTGATCCTGCGCTCGGACCAGATTGACAGGCGGTACAAGGTGGGCAGAGTTGCACCGTCTTGGAATCTTACGAACTCGCCACAGGCGAAGCTCGCAGAAAAGTCTGCGTCAGCTGGCACGAAGCTGCACTCGGTCAACGTCCTGGCCGAGCTTAGGAGGACCGCAGCCCATGAGATtgacgaggagcgcaagcagTTCCGTGACCCCGCCTCGGCCCTTCGCCAGGTCACCAACAAGGTCGGCAAGAAGGGATCGTCTAGCGCGATGAAGACCAAGGAGAAGGTGGACGACTCGGACTTTGAGGTGCACGACCACATCCCACTCCGAGTCAACTATGACAAGTTCAACGTCTTGATCCGAAACGAGATGCTCATCAAGGCGGCAGAGGACCGCTGGAACgctgccgcggccgag
Encoded here:
- the POLR3C gene encoding DNA-directed RNA polymerase III subunit RPC3, giving the protein MDAINTNGKDAVRLCEHIVRHAFGDVVGRVASTLLNRGRCTAATVYRLAGISRQTANAALLILIQHNLVGSTGASHRDLPEEDMYEFDVSECLLRLRWPRILALTEQNYGEEALLVVRQLLLYGKLTTPEVLTVSNATVDRQKTLSLRKTVVKLLRRGYIEPTCAELLILRSDQIDRRYKVGRVAPSWNLTNSPQAKLAEKSASAGTKLHSVNVLAELRRTAAHEIDEERKQFRDPASALRQVTNKVGKKGSSSAMKTKEKVDDSDFEVHDHIPLRVNYDKFNVLIRNEMLIKAAEDRWNAAAAEVLRAVLQASIEHQKEPKELRTEEGVGINKIVDQIPTSQHKLLMAGITGVGSKGIPEIVRQYLAVMSGDDLATDQTGSRFLSHSDHSSPVYWVQIENICTSLKASLLIELVRERIDDKAARVLAVVARARYASETMVRDCAMIPLREARHILSELQKLSLIEIQEVPKTAAKGRNMFPGSDYHLWGIDLRKAYGFLLSGVYKTLANIVQRRSREMEKRAALLAKLDRPDLQGAIEQYLNAKDQTDLAELNNATTMLSLAETRTDLVVMMLRDLPGGVPPR